The Rhodocytophaga rosea genome has a segment encoding these proteins:
- a CDS encoding S41 family peptidase, with protein MLRSISRYFSRLIPFLFFIVHCSFSQQNIPPLQQEAILLSKVLEKNHYQPKQLDEKLSRQIILKFIDLLDPDHVYFKAPDVEAILLYSTSLPDEINGKSWKFLPQVTALYKQRLLQADKMSSELLQKPFTFLASETITLNIEDNLDFAATDKDYILRWQKWLKYQTLQQLVNLYDQKNISAPDKGAQVLSKEPAMRQKVQLIQKRAIKRILEHPSGFESYIASLFFRAYSASFDPHTVYLSKADRDRFEAALSTESLSFGIDLDEKDNGDIEIARVTPGGPAWKSNELHKGDVLTALKWQGKDETDLAGADIDEVETILETSATGKLEITVRKSNGGLQTVSLLKEKIRADENIVKSFILKGDKKIGYISLPGFYTEWENSSSQGCANDVAKEIVKLKHENIEGLILDIRFNGGGSLTEGINLAGIFINEGPLCVIHDRGTKPSVLKDNNRGTIYDGPLVVMVNGQSASASEILAATLQDYNRAVIVGSPTFGKSTGQVILPLDTSHIHPVNRVKPNLQAGYAKVTVSKLYRITGTSAQLKGVKPDVVLPDIYQNFYHRESMYPFALTSDSVARKIYYTALPALPITSLSQKSADRIGSHPAFATVKKLNEIQPDFFKETSQTIPLELTYFKTRASEMYNWYEAIEKVREKKTEIYTVENTNSDKELLRMDSYGKELNDHTLQSIQHSFYIEESYKIIGDLILLQRNK; from the coding sequence ATGTTACGCTCTATTTCCAGGTATTTTTCCCGACTTATACCGTTTCTATTTTTTATCGTTCATTGTTCGTTTTCCCAGCAAAACATTCCTCCCCTGCAGCAGGAAGCCATTCTTCTCAGTAAGGTTCTGGAGAAAAATCATTATCAACCCAAACAGCTGGACGAAAAACTATCCAGGCAGATTATTTTAAAATTTATTGATCTCCTGGATCCGGATCATGTGTATTTTAAAGCACCAGATGTAGAAGCTATTTTACTGTATAGTACTTCCTTGCCAGATGAGATCAATGGAAAAAGCTGGAAGTTCCTACCACAAGTAACGGCCCTCTATAAACAAAGGCTCCTACAAGCCGATAAAATGAGCAGCGAATTACTTCAGAAGCCTTTTACTTTCCTGGCTTCAGAAACCATTACACTCAACATAGAAGACAACCTTGATTTTGCAGCTACAGATAAAGATTATATTCTACGGTGGCAAAAATGGCTAAAATACCAAACCTTGCAACAATTAGTAAACCTATACGACCAGAAAAATATTTCTGCACCAGATAAAGGCGCACAAGTACTTTCCAAAGAGCCAGCTATGCGCCAGAAGGTACAGCTCATTCAAAAAAGGGCAATCAAGCGGATTCTGGAACATCCTTCCGGATTTGAATCGTATATAGCTTCCTTATTTTTCAGGGCATATTCCGCCAGTTTTGATCCGCATACAGTATATCTGTCTAAGGCAGACCGGGACAGGTTTGAAGCAGCCTTATCTACCGAAAGTTTATCTTTTGGCATTGACCTGGATGAAAAAGACAATGGAGATATTGAGATTGCACGCGTTACGCCGGGAGGTCCGGCCTGGAAATCCAATGAGCTGCATAAAGGGGATGTACTTACTGCATTAAAATGGCAGGGAAAGGATGAAACTGACCTGGCGGGAGCAGATATAGACGAAGTGGAAACAATACTGGAGACATCTGCCACTGGAAAACTGGAAATAACCGTCAGAAAAAGTAATGGTGGCCTACAAACTGTTTCGCTGTTGAAAGAGAAAATACGGGCAGATGAAAACATTGTAAAAAGCTTTATTCTGAAAGGCGATAAAAAGATAGGTTATATTTCGCTGCCTGGGTTTTATACCGAATGGGAAAATTCCTCCAGTCAGGGTTGTGCCAATGATGTTGCGAAAGAAATTGTAAAGCTTAAGCATGAAAACATAGAAGGTTTAATTCTGGACATTCGTTTTAATGGTGGCGGCTCACTCACCGAAGGCATCAACCTGGCTGGTATTTTTATCAACGAAGGTCCCTTGTGTGTGATTCATGACAGAGGGACTAAACCTAGTGTACTAAAAGATAATAACCGGGGTACTATTTACGATGGGCCGTTGGTAGTAATGGTAAACGGCCAGAGTGCTTCTGCTTCCGAAATACTGGCTGCCACCTTACAGGATTATAACCGGGCTGTTATTGTAGGCTCTCCAACTTTTGGTAAATCTACCGGACAGGTTATCCTACCACTGGATACCTCTCATATTCATCCCGTTAACCGTGTCAAACCTAACCTTCAGGCAGGTTATGCCAAAGTAACGGTGAGTAAATTATACCGGATTACTGGCACGAGTGCACAATTAAAAGGCGTAAAGCCAGATGTAGTGTTGCCAGATATTTACCAGAACTTCTATCATAGGGAGAGTATGTATCCTTTCGCACTTACTTCCGATTCTGTAGCCAGAAAAATTTATTATACAGCCCTTCCAGCTTTACCTATTACCTCTCTTTCCCAAAAGAGTGCGGATAGAATAGGTAGTCATCCAGCCTTTGCTACGGTGAAAAAGCTCAATGAAATCCAGCCAGATTTTTTTAAGGAAACAAGCCAGACTATTCCTCTAGAGCTGACTTATTTTAAAACCAGAGCATCTGAGATGTATAACTGGTATGAAGCGATAGAAAAAGTAAGGGAGAAAAAAACAGAAATATATACAGTGGAGAATACTAATTCCGACAAAGAATTACTGCGCATGGATAGTTACGGAAAAGAACTCAACGATCATACCCTTCAAAGCATTCAACATAGTTTTTATATCGAAGAAAGCTATAAAATTATTGGTGACTTAATTCTACTGCAAAGGAATAAATAA
- a CDS encoding siphovirus Gp157 family protein, which yields MKTLLNIRQEYTRLLSEVEQNDGELTPEIEQALAINADELSAKSLAYVEFIGNLNTQNDRIDEEIKRLQMLKRKNTAVLEFLHKGLVQAVQEFGNIRTGTHSIGVRNSEECVIEDAEKIPDRFKTVKLDIQVDKLAIKRAIKSGENVPGAHVQENQHPVIR from the coding sequence ATGAAAACATTATTAAACATCCGCCAGGAATACACAAGGCTGTTAAGTGAAGTTGAGCAGAACGATGGAGAGTTGACACCTGAAATTGAGCAGGCGCTTGCTATTAATGCAGATGAATTATCTGCTAAAAGTCTGGCCTATGTAGAATTTATCGGCAACCTGAATACACAGAATGACCGGATCGATGAGGAGATAAAACGGCTGCAAATGCTTAAACGTAAGAATACCGCTGTATTGGAATTTCTACATAAAGGACTGGTACAGGCGGTACAGGAATTTGGAAATATACGTACTGGCACACATAGCATCGGTGTACGAAATAGTGAGGAATGTGTTATTGAAGATGCGGAAAAAATACCTGACCGCTTTAAAACGGTAAAATTGGATATTCAGGTCGATAAGCTGGCTATCAAACGTGCTATTAAATCTGGGGAGAATGTACCTGGCGCACATGTCCAGGAAAACCAGCATCCGGTAATAAGGTGA
- a CDS encoding tRNA-binding protein codes for MITWADFEKIDIRAGTIIDVQDFPEARNPAYKLTIDFGNLGVKRSSAQITKLYTKDVLLHKQIIAVVNFPPKQIANFFSECLVLGVLGNNKEITLLYPEQAVENGSKIA; via the coding sequence ATGATCACCTGGGCAGATTTTGAAAAAATTGACATCCGGGCAGGAACTATTATTGACGTTCAGGACTTTCCAGAGGCAAGGAATCCAGCCTATAAACTCACTATTGATTTTGGCAACCTGGGTGTTAAGCGTTCCAGTGCACAGATTACTAAGTTATACACTAAGGATGTATTGCTTCACAAGCAAATTATTGCTGTAGTGAATTTTCCACCCAAACAGATAGCTAATTTCTTCTCAGAATGCCTGGTATTAGGCGTATTGGGAAATAATAAAGAAATCACTTTGCTCTATCCGGAGCAGGCTGTAGAAAATGGAAGCAAAATAGCCTGA
- a CDS encoding GIN domain-containing protein, with translation MDCFQMRKIATSVINFLGTGILLFNVSCNQEHAFDCAKSTGEILQVEKVVTPFHYVILEDNIDLVVKNGTDNVATVEAGKNLMPKIALQSQGDTLIISNRNTCNWLRNFKHRITVSLTLPEDAVSLIHRGYGTINSSDVLQVDNLTIYSLDAGGNIDLQLNAGIVIAYSNSHSFIQLNGRADNLDIWMHKGIGRVFAEKLKAINCHVKHEGSNEIRIFPVQEGNVEIFASGNVVYYSEPLTMSSNIKGTGKLIKK, from the coding sequence ATGGATTGTTTTCAAATGCGAAAAATAGCCACAAGTGTTATCAATTTCTTAGGAACAGGAATATTATTATTTAATGTATCCTGCAATCAGGAGCATGCTTTTGATTGTGCTAAAAGTACCGGAGAAATCCTACAGGTTGAGAAAGTAGTAACTCCCTTTCATTATGTTATTCTGGAAGATAATATAGATCTGGTGGTTAAAAACGGAACTGATAATGTGGCTACTGTGGAGGCTGGCAAGAACCTGATGCCAAAAATTGCTCTCCAAAGCCAGGGAGACACATTAATTATAAGTAATAGGAATACCTGTAACTGGTTGCGGAATTTTAAGCACCGCATCACTGTTTCACTCACCCTTCCAGAAGATGCTGTTTCACTCATTCACCGGGGATATGGTACAATTAATAGTTCAGATGTATTACAGGTTGATAATCTCACCATTTATTCTCTGGATGCCGGGGGAAATATTGATTTACAACTCAATGCTGGCATAGTAATAGCATACAGCAATTCGCATTCATTTATCCAGTTGAATGGCCGGGCAGATAATCTGGATATATGGATGCATAAAGGAATAGGAAGAGTATTTGCTGAGAAATTGAAGGCTATAAACTGTCATGTAAAACATGAAGGAAGCAATGAAATCAGGATATTTCCAGTGCAGGAAGGCAATGTAGAAATTTTTGCAAGTGGCAATGTGGTATATTATAGCGAGCCGCTTACTATGAGCAGTAATATTAAAGGGACTGGCAAACTGATAAAAAAATAA
- a CDS encoding SbcC/MukB-like Walker B domain-containing protein → MKILSVRLKNINSLKGEHFIPFNQSPFTESGLFAITGPTGAGKSSILDAITLALYGWAPRFNRDNPIEIMSYHTADCLAEVEFEVKEKVYRSKWSVHRSRGKIDGEIQQPRMELVDVLADVILESKKTDVINRVTEITGLDYFRFLRSVMLAQGDFAAFLKADEKSRGELLEKITGTDIYTKISRRAFEKQKEKRLRLEQLEAMLDVARLLSPEQKENYQNQIIDHRDKNKLLSQEAEKLALQVQWLENMETLRKRSIHLKAELQEALATKQIFQPELERYENHLKTIAFQPLYREVEIAEKQNGEILQQIGLINQDIPRLEEGRRQTMLDVQEAQQQYLQARAYQAETLPLLEQTVGVDRDLISLQEQYTQAAQELEQSIQQEDDSRKQLLEKQAELTEYQQKQKSIRAYLHEHSQDACLEAEIPLVEQTLTHFYQTTQKLSEHQQEWNVTNEKYRKTQGEIKGLESQIRSEAPGLKWKEAQLADIEKSVATLLAGEEPEEIEASLQHYEQAYTARWNQVNFAKSFVERNDGMALLHTEIEQYDQLFSAKQSELGILKDKLQQAREKWILLQKLCERENLILTYEEARHKLVPGEECPLCGSIHHPFASQLQQIHLSETERQRNEQELVVEDIELKMEILNKQLVELESNRNSAFKNIQNYSRELAGIERQFEEFNQQLQEDNRISNLHLVKQRLEENVSQKERLRTLVQEYKQKTKLWNEYKTQLDEKKRQLQQAENELEKLQLISDNSHHLLEDLQKEIQILQQRIQQQQVSLEEMVSDYGLAIPAESIRQTWMLALKERATVYQQYKRQDKETEAQLNTLTVEIAKIESAFRQFQQQVSKQQQEKELFKERIMVLQEQRRELFGDRNTTLEKEKLNAAIELCRQKVQEAEKILQERQERLSIRKQQLTDKQQQLIVGETQASQHRIRLLSGTQKVGFADLAHFQECVLEEEEEEDLKKQKERIDETINRLKGALDKNELELKEQGARVLTESGMTELTDALKTIRTERERLIADTARVEQILEENFRLQEQHQQLTEDIEKFRREYERWKILSDMIGSATGAEFNIFAQGLTLSRLVVLANRFLEKLNPRYHIRRKPHTDLELEIIDRYQADNIRTMKTLSGGETFLVSLALALGLSDLAGNKTRIDSLFIDEGFGTLDPQTLDMAITTLENLQATGKMIGIISHVEALKERITTQIQVTKQSGGVSTIQING, encoded by the coding sequence ATGAAAATACTCAGCGTCAGGCTAAAAAATATAAATTCCCTCAAAGGCGAGCACTTTATTCCTTTCAACCAGAGCCCCTTTACTGAATCAGGTTTGTTTGCCATTACTGGTCCTACCGGAGCGGGCAAAAGTTCGATTCTGGATGCCATTACTCTGGCCCTATATGGATGGGCACCCCGTTTTAACCGGGATAATCCCATTGAGATCATGAGTTACCATACGGCAGATTGCCTGGCTGAAGTGGAATTTGAAGTAAAAGAGAAAGTGTACCGTTCCAAATGGTCGGTGCACCGCAGCCGGGGCAAAATAGATGGGGAGATTCAACAGCCAAGGATGGAACTTGTGGATGTACTGGCAGATGTAATTCTGGAATCCAAAAAGACAGATGTTATTAACCGGGTGACCGAAATTACCGGGCTCGATTATTTCCGTTTTTTGCGTTCGGTAATGCTGGCTCAGGGTGATTTTGCCGCTTTCCTAAAAGCCGATGAAAAATCACGTGGGGAACTGCTTGAAAAAATCACTGGTACAGATATTTATACCAAAATTTCCAGACGGGCTTTTGAAAAGCAGAAAGAGAAAAGACTGCGTTTGGAGCAACTGGAAGCCATGCTGGATGTAGCCAGATTACTTTCCCCTGAACAGAAAGAAAATTATCAGAATCAGATAATTGATCATAGGGACAAGAATAAATTATTGAGCCAGGAAGCCGAAAAATTAGCTTTACAAGTGCAATGGCTGGAAAATATGGAAACTTTGCGTAAACGTTCCATTCATCTGAAGGCCGAATTACAGGAAGCACTCGCTACGAAACAAATTTTTCAACCGGAACTGGAACGGTATGAAAATCATTTAAAAACCATTGCTTTCCAGCCCTTATACCGGGAAGTAGAAATTGCAGAAAAACAGAATGGGGAAATTCTACAGCAAATTGGTCTGATAAATCAGGATATTCCACGCCTGGAAGAGGGCAGAAGGCAAACTATGTTGGATGTACAGGAAGCCCAGCAGCAATATCTTCAGGCCAGAGCCTATCAGGCGGAGACATTACCTTTGCTCGAACAAACGGTAGGTGTTGACCGGGATCTGATATCGCTGCAAGAACAGTATACACAAGCAGCACAGGAACTTGAGCAGTCTATACAACAAGAGGATGACAGCCGGAAACAACTTCTGGAAAAACAAGCTGAACTCACTGAATACCAGCAAAAACAGAAATCTATCCGAGCTTATTTACACGAGCATTCCCAGGATGCATGCCTGGAAGCGGAAATACCTCTGGTCGAACAAACCTTAACTCATTTCTACCAGACAACACAAAAATTATCTGAGCACCAGCAAGAATGGAATGTCACGAACGAAAAATACCGCAAAACCCAAGGTGAAATAAAAGGGCTTGAATCACAGATAAGATCAGAAGCCCCTGGGTTAAAATGGAAGGAAGCGCAGCTTGCTGATATAGAAAAAAGTGTCGCGACTTTACTGGCTGGAGAGGAGCCTGAAGAGATTGAGGCAAGCCTGCAACACTATGAGCAAGCCTATACTGCCCGATGGAATCAGGTTAATTTTGCCAAATCGTTTGTTGAGCGGAATGATGGCATGGCGCTGCTCCATACAGAAATTGAGCAGTACGACCAGCTTTTCAGTGCAAAGCAATCTGAGTTGGGTATTTTAAAAGATAAATTACAGCAAGCCAGAGAAAAATGGATACTGCTACAAAAATTGTGTGAACGGGAGAATCTGATTCTCACCTATGAAGAAGCCCGTCATAAACTCGTTCCTGGTGAGGAATGCCCTTTGTGTGGTTCTATACACCATCCTTTTGCCAGCCAGCTCCAGCAGATTCATCTAAGTGAAACCGAGCGGCAGCGCAATGAACAGGAACTGGTGGTAGAAGACATAGAATTGAAGATGGAAATCCTGAACAAACAGCTGGTTGAGCTGGAGTCTAACCGGAATTCTGCTTTCAAAAACATACAGAATTATAGCCGTGAACTGGCAGGTATTGAAAGGCAATTTGAAGAATTTAATCAGCAGTTACAGGAAGACAACCGCATTAGTAACCTGCACTTAGTTAAACAGAGACTGGAAGAGAATGTATCCCAAAAAGAACGGCTGCGGACACTTGTTCAGGAATACAAGCAGAAAACAAAACTCTGGAATGAGTATAAAACACAGCTTGATGAGAAGAAACGGCAATTGCAGCAGGCAGAGAATGAGCTCGAAAAGTTACAATTGATTTCAGACAACAGCCATCATTTGCTGGAAGATCTACAAAAAGAAATACAAATTCTGCAACAACGCATCCAGCAGCAGCAAGTGTCATTAGAAGAAATGGTTTCTGATTATGGTCTTGCTATTCCCGCTGAATCTATCAGACAAACCTGGATGCTTGCCCTAAAAGAACGGGCTACTGTTTATCAGCAATACAAACGTCAGGACAAAGAAACAGAAGCACAGCTAAACACGCTTACTGTAGAAATAGCAAAAATCGAAAGTGCTTTTAGGCAGTTTCAGCAACAGGTTAGTAAACAGCAACAGGAAAAAGAACTGTTCAAAGAACGCATCATGGTTTTACAGGAGCAGCGCAGGGAATTGTTTGGAGATAGAAATACTACATTAGAAAAAGAGAAATTGAATGCCGCCATAGAGCTGTGTAGGCAAAAAGTACAGGAAGCTGAAAAAATATTGCAGGAAAGACAAGAAAGGCTTTCTATTCGGAAGCAGCAGTTGACAGACAAGCAACAGCAACTTATTGTGGGAGAAACACAAGCAAGTCAGCATAGAATACGTTTGCTTAGCGGCACTCAAAAAGTAGGCTTTGCAGATCTGGCGCATTTTCAGGAGTGTGTGCTGGAAGAAGAAGAAGAGGAAGACCTCAAGAAGCAAAAAGAACGCATAGACGAAACCATAAACCGCCTGAAAGGAGCATTGGATAAAAACGAGCTGGAACTCAAAGAACAGGGTGCCAGAGTACTCACAGAATCAGGAATGACTGAACTTACAGATGCATTGAAAACAATTCGGACGGAAAGAGAACGGCTCATCGCAGATACAGCCAGAGTTGAACAGATTCTGGAAGAAAATTTCAGATTACAGGAACAGCATCAGCAGCTCACAGAAGATATAGAAAAATTCAGGCGGGAATACGAACGCTGGAAAATTCTTTCAGACATGATTGGGTCGGCTACCGGAGCGGAATTCAATATTTTTGCACAAGGACTTACTTTATCCAGACTGGTTGTGCTGGCAAACCGTTTTCTGGAGAAATTGAATCCACGGTATCATATCCGGCGAAAGCCACATACTGACCTTGAACTTGAAATTATCGACCGTTATCAGGCAGATAATATCCGTACCATGAAAACCCTGTCGGGAGGAGAAACTTTTCTGGTGAGTCTTGCCCTAGCCTTAGGTTTATCGGACCTGGCCGGTAACAAAACCAGAATAGATTCCCTGTTCATTGACGAAGGCTTTGGTACACTCGATCCACAGACTCTGGATATGGCCATTACTACATTAGAGAACCTGCAGGCTACCGGTAAAATGATTGGAATTATTTCACATGTAGAAGCTTTAAAGGAGCGAATTACTACTCAGATTCAGGTAACCAAGCAAAGTGGTGGGGTAAGTACAATTCAAATAAATGGGTGA
- a CDS encoding LIC11966 family surface protein, with translation MKTILLPFKAFILVCLILLAGLPMAKGQAPADAGSYMSFIGQQYREINKDFLSYTSAVAHGKSARKVENRRQTLMKTVTEARRNIATMGAFQGDKSLRDSTVRYLTISYHVLNDDYGKIMNLEEVAEQSYDAMEAYLLAQEIASRKVSEAGERLQAMEKAFAAKHKVNLVESKDELSEKLEKTGKVNEYQRALYLIFFKNYKQEMYMLDAIQNRNINGIEQNKNSLIQYTQEGLSKLDTIHAFNGDRSLVTATKQMLEFYKQECTQKMAIITDFYLKEENFNKIKKAFEAKREKERTQADVNQYNKALEEMNKGITEFNKTNNQLYASRKDLLENWNKASQNLLDKHTPRSR, from the coding sequence ATGAAAACAATTTTACTCCCATTCAAGGCTTTTATTCTAGTATGTCTGATTCTGTTAGCCGGTTTACCAATGGCCAAAGGCCAGGCACCTGCAGATGCAGGTTCGTATATGTCGTTTATTGGCCAGCAATACAGGGAAATCAACAAAGATTTTTTAAGTTATACCAGCGCCGTTGCCCATGGAAAAAGCGCCAGGAAAGTGGAAAACCGTCGCCAGACACTCATGAAAACAGTAACCGAGGCTCGCAGAAACATTGCCACTATGGGTGCTTTTCAGGGGGATAAAAGCCTAAGGGACTCTACAGTACGTTATCTCACAATTTCATACCATGTATTGAATGATGATTATGGAAAGATTATGAACCTGGAGGAAGTTGCCGAACAGTCGTATGATGCCATGGAAGCGTATCTGCTGGCACAAGAAATTGCCAGCCGTAAGGTAAGTGAAGCCGGTGAGAGATTACAGGCTATGGAAAAGGCTTTTGCAGCCAAACACAAAGTGAATCTGGTTGAATCCAAGGATGAATTATCAGAGAAATTAGAAAAGACTGGTAAAGTAAATGAGTATCAGCGGGCTTTATATCTTATCTTTTTTAAGAATTATAAGCAGGAAATGTATATGCTGGATGCCATTCAGAACAGAAATATCAATGGTATTGAGCAAAACAAGAATTCTTTGATACAATATACACAAGAAGGGCTTTCCAAGTTAGATACTATTCATGCATTTAACGGCGACCGTTCATTGGTTACAGCTACTAAGCAGATGCTTGAATTTTACAAGCAGGAATGCACACAGAAAATGGCAATCATCACTGATTTTTACCTGAAAGAAGAAAATTTTAATAAAATCAAAAAAGCCTTTGAAGCCAAACGTGAAAAAGAACGTACGCAGGCTGATGTAAACCAGTATAACAAAGCACTGGAAGAAATGAATAAAGGTATTACTGAATTTAATAAGACCAATAACCAGTTGTACGCCAGCCGCAAAGACCTGCTTGAAAACTGGAACAAAGCTTCCCAGAATTTACTTGATAAACACACACCCCGTTCAAGATAA
- a CDS encoding exonuclease SbcCD subunit D C-terminal domain-containing protein: MRILHTSDWHIGHRLHDNERQTEHQFFLNWLLDMIETHRIEMLIVAGDIFDTANPTNEALSQYYHFLRGMIQTSCKHIIIIGGNHDSYGTLNAPKDILRYFNIHIVGKAHENCQDEIIVIKDSADKIQTVVCAVPFLRDRDIRQAISGESYADIERRIKDGIIRRYRMLADCIQTYKTGDFPVIATGHLYAAGGDFADINDRSERDIHIGNLGQIRADQFPAEFDYIALGHLHRPQMVSQQQHIRYAGSPIPLSFSEFSDDKVVLLLNFERNHMQGITQIQVPRWRKLVRLKGNFTQIANQIQVLEDGQDRMKIWAEVKVELDQYEPYITQKVNELVKNRNIAVLKTQAIYTHLHQSLDEQLGNTMALHELKPEEVLRKKCESEKFDIDGYPDVYSAFKELLSEMEEND; this comes from the coding sequence ATGCGCATTTTACATACTTCCGACTGGCACATCGGACATCGCCTGCACGATAATGAACGCCAGACAGAACACCAGTTTTTTCTTAACTGGCTGCTTGATATGATTGAAACACACCGCATAGAAATGCTGATTGTAGCTGGAGATATTTTTGACACGGCTAATCCGACCAACGAAGCGCTGTCGCAGTATTATCATTTTCTGAGGGGAATGATCCAGACTTCCTGCAAGCATATTATCATCATTGGTGGAAACCATGATTCATATGGTACCCTGAATGCACCTAAAGATATTCTCAGGTATTTTAATATCCATATTGTAGGCAAAGCCCATGAGAATTGTCAGGATGAGATCATTGTGATTAAAGATAGCGCTGACAAAATCCAGACCGTAGTTTGCGCCGTGCCTTTCCTCCGGGACCGGGATATCCGGCAGGCGATTAGTGGCGAAAGTTATGCAGATATTGAACGGCGTATCAAAGATGGCATTATCCGCCGCTACCGTATGCTGGCCGATTGTATCCAAACCTATAAGACAGGCGATTTCCCAGTTATTGCTACCGGCCATTTGTATGCTGCCGGAGGTGATTTTGCTGATATAAACGACCGGAGTGAACGGGATATTCATATCGGGAACCTGGGCCAGATTCGTGCCGACCAGTTTCCTGCAGAGTTTGATTATATTGCCTTAGGCCACCTGCACCGGCCACAAATGGTAAGTCAGCAGCAACACATCCGTTATGCCGGTTCGCCCATTCCGCTTAGTTTTAGTGAGTTTTCGGATGATAAAGTAGTTCTGCTCTTGAATTTTGAAAGAAATCATATGCAGGGAATTACTCAGATTCAGGTGCCGCGCTGGCGTAAACTCGTCCGGCTGAAAGGTAATTTTACCCAGATTGCCAATCAGATACAAGTGCTTGAGGATGGACAAGACAGAATGAAAATATGGGCGGAAGTAAAAGTAGAACTCGATCAGTATGAACCTTATATCACCCAGAAAGTGAATGAACTAGTGAAAAACCGCAACATTGCCGTGCTGAAAACCCAGGCCATTTATACACATTTACACCAAAGCCTTGATGAGCAACTGGGTAACACAATGGCGTTACATGAACTTAAACCGGAAGAGGTTTTGCGCAAAAAATGTGAAAGTGAAAAGTTCGACATAGATGGCTATCCGGATGTGTACAGTGCCTTTAAAGAACTGCTTTCGGAAATGGAAGAAAACGATTAA